In one window of Desulfonatronospira thiodismutans ASO3-1 DNA:
- a CDS encoding MTH1187 family thiamine-binding protein, whose translation MSVLAELSLFPVDKGESLSPYVTRMVRIIKNSGLDYTLHSMGTCLEGEWPEVMDVVDKCFQDLQQDCGRIYLTLKVDYRSGGSNRLTEKVESVHRQLGEQA comes from the coding sequence ATGAGTGTACTGGCGGAACTGTCCCTTTTTCCAGTGGACAAGGGAGAAAGTCTTAGTCCTTATGTCACCCGCATGGTAAGGATAATCAAGAACAGCGGCCTGGACTACACCCTGCATTCCATGGGCACCTGCCTGGAAGGGGAATGGCCGGAGGTTATGGATGTGGTGGATAAATGCTTCCAGGATCTGCAGCAGGACTGCGGCCGCATCTATTTGACCCTCAAGGTTGACTATCGCAGTGGCGGCAGCAACCGACTGACAGAGAAAGTGGAATCGGTGCATCGCCAGCTGGGGGAGCAGGCCTGA
- a CDS encoding HigA family addiction module antitoxin yields the protein MIPTDRRPTHPGIILRDMYVRPRNIKMKDLVEATGISRKHLSRIVNGHAKITPWIAIKLAAALETTPELCLNAQRNLDLFEAHRDLVDWKPVRTFEPEDVQHV from the coding sequence ATGATTCCAACTGATCGTCGACCGACGCATCCAGGCATTATTCTGCGTGATATGTATGTAAGGCCTCGTAATATAAAGATGAAAGATCTTGTAGAAGCAACCGGTATTTCGCGGAAACATCTCAGCAGAATTGTGAATGGGCATGCAAAGATCACCCCCTGGATAGCGATAAAACTTGCTGCGGCTTTGGAAACTACTCCTGAGCTGTGTTTGAATGCTCAGCGTAATCTTGATCTTTTCGAAGCCCACCGCGATCTGGTTGACTGGAAGCCCGTGCGGACTTTTGAGCCTGAAGATGTGCAGCATGTATAA